In Bacteroidia bacterium, a single genomic region encodes these proteins:
- a CDS encoding histidine phosphatase family protein: MLRLILMRHAKSSWDDRSIADFDRPLNKRGMKNAPEMGKFLHSIGIRVDLALCSSAKRTRQTLELLSEQLHVAEVKFCLEMYEATMGTVLSLVQEQGNRSALLLVGHNPWISYLAMYLSKTMVEEFPTAGVLCLDFQLAEWKDIQPKSGQIVFKKFPKEL; this comes from the coding sequence ATGCTACGATTAATACTGATGCGCCATGCCAAAAGCAGTTGGGACGACCGTTCGATTGCCGATTTTGACCGTCCACTCAACAAAAGAGGAATGAAAAATGCGCCGGAAATGGGAAAATTTCTTCATTCGATTGGAATTCGTGTTGATTTAGCCTTGTGCAGTTCGGCAAAACGGACCCGACAAACCCTGGAATTACTATCGGAACAACTTCATGTGGCGGAGGTTAAATTTTGTTTGGAAATGTATGAAGCCACCATGGGAACGGTTTTAAGCTTGGTTCAGGAACAGGGCAATCGAAGTGCGCTTTTGTTGGTTGGACATAATCCGTGGATTTCGTATTTGGCCATGTATCTAAGTAAAACTATGGTTGAAGAATTTCCGACAGCAGGGGTTCTATGTTTGGATTTTCAGTTGGCAGAATGGAAAGATATTCAACCCAAAAGTGGTCAGATTGTTTTTAAAAAATTTCCGAAAGAATTGTGA